In the Oryza glaberrima chromosome 6, OglaRS2, whole genome shotgun sequence genome, one interval contains:
- the LOC127777666 gene encoding beta-1,2-xylosyltransferase XYXT1-like, which yields MKGRHERIKKGWSGSAAVWLLLVPLFVLIVLKTDFLPQVARLGDTSFTKVADEMVQKVSSLGLDRARWQQQQTLDVAKLEDSVVGTSDELTGHVDANNEDSNQPNQQILAMSRSKDSRLINSDVAAAKTSHLSCNFSSAHMDTCAMDGDIRIHGRSGVVYVVASSDYRPENATAVIRPYPRKWEQATMERVRQITIRSTAPPGAAVADTDGGGAIIPLRCTVARDMPAVVFSTGGYSVNFFHTMNDILLPLYITAREHGGRVQLLAANYDRRWTAKYQHALAALSMYPVVDLDADAAVRCFPSARVGVESHRVLGIDTPLTGSNGYTMVGFLAFLRSAYSLPRHAVTRTTPRRPRVVMVLRRKSRALTNEAEVVAAVAEAGFEVVAAGPEEAGDVAGFAATVNSCDVMVGVHGAGLTNMVFLPRNGTVVQIIPWGGMKWPCWYDYGEPVPAMGLRYVEYEVAANETTLRERYPMDHPVFADPVSIHRKGFNHLWSTFLNGQNLTLDVNRFKAVMAEVYTSITAAPV from the exons ATGAAGGGGAGGCACGAGCGTATCAAGAAGGGTTGGAGCGGATCAGCGGCGGTGTGGCTTCTGTTAGTGCCTCTCTTCGTTCTCATCGTCCTCAAGACCGATTTCCTTCCCCAGGTTGCTCGCC TTGGAGACACCAGCTTCACCAAAGTTGCAGATGAAATGGTTCAGAAGGTTTCATCTTTAG GTCTAGACAGAGCAAGATGGCAGCAGCAACAAACACTTGACGTAGCAAAGCTAGAAG ATTCCGTTGTCGGGACGAGTGACGAGTTGACCGGCCACGTCGATGCGAATAATGAAG AttccaaccaaccaaaccagcAAATCCTTGCCATGAGCAGGTCGAAAGACAGCCGTTTGATAAATTCAG ATGTAGCTGCAGCAAAGACGAGCCACTTAAGCTGCAACTTCAGCAGCGCGCACATGGACACCTGCGCCATGGACGGCGACATCCGCATCCACGGCCGGAGCGGCGTCGTCTACGTCGTCGCGTCGTCGGACTACCGGCCGGAGAACGCCACGGCGGTGATCCGGCCGTACCCGCGCAAGTGGGAGCAGGCGACCATGGAGCGGGTCCGCCAGATCACCATccgctccaccgcgccgccgggcgccgccgtcgcggacacggacggcggcggcgccatcatcCCGCTGCGGTGCACGGTGGCGCGGGACATGCCGGCGGTGGTGTTCTCCACGGGCGGCTACAGCGTCAACTTCTTCCACACCATGAACGACATCCTCCTCCCGCTCTACATCACGGCGCGCGAGCACGGCGGCCGCGTCCAGCTCCTCGCCGCCAACTACGACCGCCGGTGGACGGCCAAGTACCAGCACGCCCTCGCCGCGCTCTCCATGTACCCCGTCGTCGacctcgacgccgacgccgccgtccgctgCTTCCCGTCGGCCCGCGTCGGCGTCGAGAGCCACAGGGTCCTCGGCATCGACACCCCCCTGACGGGCAGCAACGGCTACACCATGGTCGGTttcctcgccttcctccgctccgcctACTCGCTGCCGCGACACGCCGTGACGcgcacgacgccgcggcggccgcgggtggTGATGGTGCTGAGGCGGAAGTCGAGGGCGCTGACGAacgaggcggaggtggtggcggcggtggcggaggccgggttcgaggtggtggcggcggggccggaggaggccggcgacgtggcgggGTTCGCGGCGACGGTGAACTCGTGCGACGTGATGGTGGGCGTGCACGGGGCCGGGCTCACCAACATGGTGTTCCTCCCGCGGAACGGCACCGTGGTGCAGATCATCCCGTGGGGCGGGATGAAGTGGCCGTGCTGGTACGACTACGGCGAGCCGGTGCCGGCGATGGGGCTCCGGTACGTCGAGTACGAGGTGGCGGCCAACGAGACGACGCTCAGGGAGAGGTACCCCATGGACCACCCCGTGTTCGCCGACCCCGTGTCCATACACCGCAAGGGCTTCAACCACCTCTGGTCGACGTTCCTCAATGGCCAGAACCTCACCTTGGACGTCAACCGGTTCAAGGCGGTCATGGCGGAGGTCTACACGTCGATCACGGCGGCGCCGGTTTAA